One segment of Anatilimnocola aggregata DNA contains the following:
- a CDS encoding c-type heme family protein, giving the protein MKATWLIRTGILCGCVGLLYLAAAFCAEPDASEAKDDKSHCVPVATARDRAKLMYDIYAATLDTMHERYFHGDRAIVPAHAMEDIFAEIKRQSKVEARWISVNMKPMSINHEPKTEFEKRAAKEIASGKAEVDIVEDGYYRRVGAIPLGDGCISCHGGLFQQPSKSPKFAGLIISVPVKQDSSQSE; this is encoded by the coding sequence ATGAAAGCGACATGGTTGATTCGAACGGGAATCCTCTGCGGCTGCGTTGGGCTGCTGTACTTGGCAGCGGCGTTCTGTGCTGAGCCTGATGCCAGCGAGGCTAAAGACGACAAATCACATTGTGTTCCGGTGGCAACGGCCCGCGATCGCGCGAAACTCATGTACGACATCTATGCCGCCACGTTGGACACGATGCACGAGCGTTACTTCCACGGCGATCGCGCCATCGTGCCGGCGCATGCGATGGAAGACATCTTCGCCGAGATCAAGCGTCAATCCAAAGTGGAAGCCCGCTGGATTTCGGTGAACATGAAGCCCATGAGCATCAATCACGAACCCAAAACCGAGTTTGAAAAAAGAGCAGCCAAGGAAATTGCCAGTGGCAAGGCAGAAGTGGACATCGTCGAGGATGGTTACTATCGCCGTGTCGGTGCGATCCCCCTCGGCGACGGCTGCATCAGTTGCCACGGTGGGTTGTTCCAGCAGCCTTCCAAGTCGCCCAAGTTCGCTGGACTGATCATTAGCGTTCCAGTGAAGCAGGATTCCAGTCAATCGGAGTAA
- a CDS encoding Rrf2 family transcriptional regulator: protein MLPKIAEYALRAVACMANKPEFPLSADLLAEQTKVPRRYLHKVLQDLVRAELVHSRSGPGGGYTLAVAVKKISILDVVNAVAPLVRIRECPLGLKSHTSLCPLHKELDRAYAATEKAFAGVTLEQLLKSSSKIVALCEV from the coding sequence GTGTTACCGAAAATCGCCGAATACGCCCTACGCGCCGTGGCGTGCATGGCAAACAAGCCCGAGTTCCCTCTGTCCGCGGACTTGCTTGCCGAGCAGACGAAAGTGCCGCGGCGGTATTTGCATAAAGTTCTGCAGGATCTGGTGCGAGCGGAACTAGTCCATTCACGCTCGGGGCCCGGCGGTGGATACACGCTCGCAGTTGCGGTGAAAAAGATCTCGATCCTGGACGTGGTGAACGCCGTAGCGCCACTGGTGCGGATTCGCGAGTGCCCGCTGGGACTGAAGTCTCACACCAGCCTCTGCCCGCTGCACAAAGAACTGGACCGGGCCTATGCCGCAACGGAGAAGGCCTTTGCGGGAGTGACGCTCGAACAACTTCTCAAATCGAGCAGTAAGATCGTCGCGCTCTGCGAGGTTTGA
- the hcp gene encoding hydroxylamine reductase: MFCNQCEQTQNGTGCTEIGVCGKDPDIQSLQEILLYGVKGMAAYAHHARRLGKVDEAVNAFIEEALFATVTNVNFDMESLFELVLECGSQNVRVMQLLDEGHTECFGAPTPTTVYEGTKAGPGILVTGHDLADLADLLDQAAGQGVNVYTHGEMLPAHSYPKLRAHSHLAGHYGGPWQNQQWEFPAFTGPILATTNCILIPPDSYKDRLFTTRVTAVPGGKRLKTNDFSAVIAMAKTSPSLPDRKVRESTIGFHHSVILSLADKIVAAVKSGEIKRFYLIGGCDGAEMGRNYYTKLAQGAPQESVILTLGCGKYRIRNHDYGTVAGLPRLLDMGQCNDAYGAVQVALGLARAFDCGVNDLPLSIVLSWFEQKAVAVLLSLLALGVKGIRLGPVPPAFVSPNVFKVLQEKFDLKLIEAEPPRELVQLGA, from the coding sequence ATGTTCTGTAACCAGTGCGAGCAAACTCAAAATGGAACCGGCTGCACCGAAATTGGCGTGTGCGGGAAGGATCCGGACATCCAGTCGCTGCAAGAGATCCTGCTCTACGGGGTGAAAGGAATGGCGGCCTACGCGCATCACGCGCGGCGACTGGGTAAGGTCGACGAGGCCGTCAATGCGTTTATCGAAGAGGCCTTGTTCGCGACGGTGACCAACGTGAACTTCGACATGGAGAGTCTCTTCGAGTTGGTTCTCGAATGCGGCTCACAGAATGTCCGCGTCATGCAACTGCTCGATGAGGGGCACACGGAGTGCTTCGGAGCACCGACGCCCACAACGGTCTATGAGGGGACGAAGGCCGGACCGGGGATTCTCGTCACCGGTCACGATCTGGCCGATCTGGCCGACTTGCTGGATCAGGCGGCAGGCCAGGGCGTCAATGTTTACACGCACGGCGAAATGTTGCCTGCTCACAGTTACCCAAAACTGCGCGCACACTCGCACCTCGCCGGGCATTACGGCGGCCCGTGGCAGAATCAGCAGTGGGAATTCCCTGCATTCACCGGACCGATTCTCGCGACTACGAACTGCATTCTGATCCCGCCGGACAGCTACAAGGACCGGCTCTTCACCACACGCGTCACCGCCGTTCCCGGCGGTAAGCGGTTGAAGACGAATGACTTTTCCGCAGTGATTGCGATGGCGAAGACTTCTCCCTCGCTGCCCGATCGCAAGGTGAGAGAGTCAACGATTGGCTTCCATCATAGCGTGATCTTGAGTTTGGCCGACAAGATCGTGGCCGCCGTCAAATCGGGAGAGATCAAACGCTTCTACCTGATCGGTGGTTGCGACGGCGCGGAGATGGGCCGCAACTACTACACAAAACTGGCTCAAGGCGCACCACAAGAATCGGTGATCCTGACGCTTGGCTGCGGAAAGTACCGCATCCGCAATCACGACTACGGCACGGTGGCTGGACTGCCGCGACTGCTCGACATGGGCCAATGCAACGATGCCTACGGAGCGGTCCAAGTCGCGCTCGGTCTGGCAAGAGCCTTCGACTGCGGTGTCAACGATTTGCCGCTGTCGATCGTGTTGTCCTGGTTTGAACAGAAGGCTGTGGCCGTGCTGCTCAGCCTGCTGGCTCTGGGTGTGAAAGGGATTCGGCTCGGCCCTGTGCCTCCGGCGTTCGTGTCGCCCAACGTGTTCAAAGTCCTGCAAGAGAAGTTCGACCTCAAACTGATTGAAGCCGAACCCCCGAGGGAGTTGGTGCAGTTGGGTGCGTAG
- a CDS encoding protoglobin family protein, whose product MQSIDEARLEADSQYRYEYLAGFMGFGPEDTALIQASAPLLGPLIPQLVEKTYEKLLSYDATARHFVPKQAGYEGPLPGGVANLTLSHPQVRFRKEHLSRYFMQLLGRSYDAKMVQYLDMVGKMHTPKAGSKEIDVPLVQMNALLGLLVDTLTEAISQQPLDNATMLRTLRAFHKLLWIQNDFVTRHYCNGNANVT is encoded by the coding sequence ATGCAAAGCATCGATGAAGCACGATTGGAAGCCGACTCGCAGTACCGGTACGAGTATCTGGCGGGGTTCATGGGCTTCGGCCCAGAAGACACCGCGTTGATTCAGGCGAGCGCTCCGCTCCTGGGGCCGTTGATTCCGCAATTGGTGGAGAAGACCTATGAAAAGCTGCTGAGCTATGACGCGACCGCTCGGCACTTCGTCCCAAAGCAAGCTGGATACGAAGGGCCGTTGCCAGGGGGTGTCGCCAATCTGACGCTGTCCCATCCTCAGGTGCGATTTCGTAAGGAGCATCTCAGCCGGTACTTCATGCAGCTTCTCGGCCGTTCATACGACGCCAAGATGGTCCAGTATCTCGACATGGTCGGCAAAATGCACACGCCGAAGGCCGGCAGCAAGGAGATCGATGTGCCGCTCGTCCAGATGAATGCGCTGTTGGGCCTGCTAGTCGACACCCTGACCGAGGCGATCTCGCAGCAACCACTGGATAACGCGACGATGTTGCGCACGCTTCGAGCATTCCACAAACTGCTGTGGATTCAGAACGATTTCGTCACTCGGCACTACTGCAACGGCAACGCGAACGTAACCTGA
- a CDS encoding ornithine cyclodeaminase family protein, whose protein sequence is MKSIEVLLLSRNDVVELGLAPSKVVSVVEDALREHAAGTYEMHPKIGVHPTGTDPANFIHAMPAYLRRLGACGLKWVAGFAQNYQRDLPNVTGLQVYNDTATGIPLAVMDCSYLTGLRTAAVSAIIARRSVVSGARTLALVGCGFEGSMHLRFLVDQIPTLKQIRLRDIRPTAMAAMKDRVSSEFQGDVILCEDNESCVKDADLITTCTNGDEQIIRPEWFKQGAFGVGIEGGCAYTAEALHQADKFIVDDVALAEYFDKIGRARLTADGQPDPEFPGGMPPIYATIGEIVAGTKPARDSDQERIVALPIGMAICDIALAHLAYHTALTRKVGQTFRLV, encoded by the coding sequence ATGAAATCAATCGAAGTTCTTCTGCTCTCCCGGAATGACGTCGTCGAACTCGGGCTTGCTCCGAGCAAAGTAGTCTCCGTGGTGGAAGATGCCCTGCGCGAACATGCGGCCGGAACCTACGAAATGCATCCCAAAATCGGCGTGCATCCCACCGGCACCGACCCTGCAAATTTCATCCACGCCATGCCGGCCTACCTCCGTCGACTTGGTGCCTGCGGTCTGAAGTGGGTCGCAGGATTCGCCCAGAACTACCAGCGTGACCTTCCCAATGTGACCGGTTTGCAGGTTTATAACGATACGGCAACCGGTATTCCGCTGGCGGTCATGGATTGCAGTTACTTAACAGGCTTGAGAACGGCGGCAGTGAGTGCCATCATCGCCCGCCGCAGTGTCGTGTCCGGTGCCCGGACCCTCGCTCTGGTGGGTTGTGGCTTCGAGGGTTCGATGCACCTTCGTTTTCTCGTTGACCAGATTCCCACGCTCAAACAAATCCGCCTCCGCGACATCCGACCCACGGCAATGGCCGCGATGAAAGACCGCGTAAGCTCTGAGTTCCAAGGCGATGTGATACTTTGCGAAGACAATGAGTCGTGCGTCAAAGACGCCGACCTGATTACCACGTGCACGAATGGCGATGAGCAGATCATCCGTCCCGAATGGTTCAAGCAGGGTGCCTTCGGCGTGGGAATCGAGGGAGGATGCGCCTATACGGCTGAGGCGCTACATCAGGCCGACAAATTCATCGTTGACGATGTAGCCTTGGCCGAATATTTCGACAAGATCGGCCGCGCTCGCCTAACGGCAGATGGCCAGCCGGATCCCGAATTTCCGGGTGGCATGCCGCCGATCTATGCCACAATCGGCGAGATTGTTGCGGGCACGAAGCCGGCCCGTGACTCGGATCAGGAGCGGATCGTCGCACTACCGATTGGAATGGCGATTTGCGACATTGCACTCGCGCACTTGGCCTATCATACAGCATTAACACGGAAGGTCGGCCAGACATTCCGGCTGGTATAG
- the ppk2 gene encoding polyphosphate kinase 2: MPRSMAAGDTAPTLEPQPLEQFVIAESMRAAQTSKVEAVKEIIDGTPQQDIASLARSLQAILAGASPDDATMLRNLFQEDPAANSGRRSVNPDTELAADWRDGEYPYKNLLSRKSYEQQKYHLQVELLKVQAWVKAAKQKVVILFEGRDAAGKGGTIKRFMEHLNPRGARVVALEKPSEVERGQWYFQRYVQHLPTAGEIVMMDRSWYNRAGVERVMGFCTDDEYHEFMRQAPEFERNLVRSRVILIKFWFSVSQAEQRRRFEERKAHPLKQWKLSPVDLTSLDKWEAYTLTKEAMFFNTDTADAPWTVIKSNCKKRARLNAMRYVLHRLPYANKDIEAIGPLDPLLVGRANIVYERGEHPGGIPVL; the protein is encoded by the coding sequence ATGCCACGTTCGATGGCGGCGGGTGATACAGCGCCGACCCTTGAGCCGCAGCCCCTGGAACAATTTGTGATCGCTGAATCGATGCGAGCGGCTCAGACTTCGAAAGTCGAAGCAGTAAAAGAGATCATCGACGGCACGCCGCAGCAGGATATTGCGTCACTGGCACGCTCGCTACAGGCGATTCTGGCAGGGGCATCGCCCGATGACGCCACGATGCTGCGAAATCTGTTTCAAGAAGATCCAGCTGCAAACTCGGGCCGGCGATCCGTTAACCCCGACACCGAATTGGCTGCCGACTGGCGCGACGGTGAGTATCCGTATAAGAACCTGTTGTCGAGAAAAAGCTACGAGCAACAAAAGTACCATTTGCAGGTTGAATTGCTGAAAGTGCAGGCCTGGGTCAAAGCTGCGAAGCAGAAGGTAGTGATCCTGTTCGAAGGACGCGATGCCGCAGGCAAGGGAGGCACCATTAAACGCTTTATGGAGCATCTGAATCCGCGCGGGGCACGGGTCGTGGCGCTTGAAAAGCCCAGCGAAGTTGAGCGTGGGCAGTGGTATTTTCAGCGGTACGTGCAGCATTTGCCCACGGCGGGAGAAATCGTGATGATGGACCGCTCCTGGTACAATCGCGCGGGCGTGGAACGCGTGATGGGATTCTGTACAGACGATGAATATCACGAATTTATGCGTCAAGCTCCGGAGTTTGAACGCAATCTCGTCCGCAGTCGGGTGATCTTGATCAAGTTCTGGTTCTCGGTAAGCCAAGCTGAGCAGCGAAGGCGTTTCGAAGAGCGCAAAGCACACCCGCTCAAGCAATGGAAGCTCTCGCCCGTCGACCTTACATCGCTCGATAAATGGGAAGCCTACACGCTGACAAAAGAAGCCATGTTTTTCAATACGGACACAGCAGATGCTCCGTGGACGGTGATAAAGTCCAATTGCAAGAAGCGTGCTCGTTTGAATGCGATGCGTTATGTTCTGCACCGTTTGCCGTATGCCAACAAGGACATCGAGGCGATCGGTCCCCTTGATCCGCTGCTGGTCGGCAGGGCCAATATCGTGTACGAGCGTGGCGAACATCCCGGCGGCATTCCGGTCCTGTGA
- a CDS encoding macro domain-containing protein, whose translation MIHEVSGDILLTKAEAIAHGVAPNDHFDQGLAAALHEKWPKMVKDFRHYTHQTHPKPGELWFWGTIGVRVFNLLTQEGEHGHGAKPGKATTSHVNHCLKRLRHELEKEKIKSVALPKLATGVGGLDWDVVLPLIRTHLGELSIPVFVYTQYQKGVQANEVGA comes from the coding sequence ATGATTCATGAAGTCTCGGGTGACATTCTGTTGACCAAAGCTGAAGCCATCGCCCATGGCGTGGCTCCGAATGATCACTTCGACCAAGGTTTGGCTGCTGCACTCCACGAAAAGTGGCCAAAGATGGTCAAGGATTTTCGCCACTATACTCATCAGACCCATCCGAAGCCGGGCGAGCTTTGGTTTTGGGGCACGATAGGTGTGCGAGTGTTCAATTTGCTGACTCAAGAGGGTGAGCACGGTCACGGAGCCAAGCCGGGCAAGGCCACCACCTCGCACGTGAACCACTGTCTGAAACGGCTTCGGCATGAGCTGGAAAAAGAGAAGATTAAAAGCGTTGCACTGCCGAAACTAGCAACTGGCGTCGGCGGATTGGATTGGGACGTCGTGCTGCCGCTCATCCGTACACACTTAGGCGAACTTTCCATTCCGGTGTTCGTTTACACGCAATATCAGAAGGGCGTACAGGCCAATGAAGTGGGGGCTTAA
- a CDS encoding universal stress protein encodes MSNQLSFHKLLVAVDFSPASFAAAQQALWVATQTGATITLVNVLPNMRKSMQSASIDAKLDLLYGEGSVFHREVLGDAEKRLQQIVNNVAHPYLVIKHKVLLGEPITEICRLTQHGDYDLVFAGAHAMTVWKELFVGSTAKKLIHTCPAPVWIVRPEHVGQPAAILTATDFSPVCRSAIEVAGSLAQLANAQLHTMHVVDSADVPEDILSKVPEGKSLREEIYEATKNRLIEFLAPLGAQVDIKPHLTWGTPWKEINRFANHLKADLLVVGSIGRSGIAGMLVGNTAEQLLTCCQSSLLTVKPENFVCPIPLLEMSTEISGQTAFIG; translated from the coding sequence ATGTCGAATCAGCTCAGCTTTCACAAGCTTCTCGTTGCTGTTGATTTCTCGCCTGCTTCGTTTGCCGCGGCCCAGCAGGCGCTGTGGGTCGCAACACAAACAGGGGCGACGATTACTCTGGTAAATGTGCTGCCGAATATGCGAAAGTCCATGCAATCGGCTTCAATCGACGCCAAACTTGACCTGCTGTACGGCGAAGGCAGTGTGTTCCACCGCGAAGTGCTGGGTGATGCCGAGAAGCGTCTGCAGCAAATAGTCAACAACGTTGCCCATCCATATCTGGTGATCAAACACAAGGTCTTGCTTGGAGAGCCAATAACTGAAATTTGCCGTCTGACGCAGCATGGCGATTACGACTTGGTGTTCGCCGGCGCACATGCGATGACAGTTTGGAAAGAGCTCTTTGTCGGAAGCACCGCCAAGAAACTCATTCACACTTGCCCTGCGCCTGTTTGGATCGTCCGGCCCGAACATGTCGGGCAGCCTGCTGCCATTCTCACGGCCACCGATTTCTCCCCCGTATGTCGCAGCGCAATCGAAGTTGCCGGTAGCCTGGCACAACTAGCAAACGCCCAGTTGCACACGATGCATGTTGTCGATTCTGCAGATGTGCCCGAAGATATTCTCAGCAAAGTCCCTGAAGGAAAATCGCTGCGCGAAGAGATCTACGAAGCCACCAAGAATCGGCTCATTGAGTTCTTAGCCCCTCTTGGAGCACAGGTCGATATCAAGCCGCATCTCACTTGGGGCACGCCCTGGAAAGAGATCAATCGTTTCGCCAATCATCTGAAAGCCGACCTACTCGTGGTGGGCAGCATCGGCCGCAGCGGGATTGCCGGCATGCTCGTGGGCAATACGGCGGAACAACTTCTCACGTGTTGCCAAAGCAGCCTCCTGACGGTCAAGCCTGAGAACTTCGTGTGTCCCATTCCACTCCTCGAAATGAGCACAGAGATCAGCGGCCAGACGGCTTTCATTGGCTGA
- a CDS encoding DUF3417 domain-containing protein: MTTKTILDRTLPPELLELADLSMDLRWMGSQLAGQIWARLDAETWERTKNPYIILLNAPQKRLEEAARDEELKRQLNQWLERRRRYLESGGWFAKTQPNSSLRKVAYFSMEFGLSEALPIYSGGLGMLAGDHLKSCSDMGVPLVGIGLLYQ; the protein is encoded by the coding sequence ATGACTACGAAAACGATTCTGGATCGAACCCTGCCTCCTGAATTGTTAGAGCTTGCTGACCTGTCGATGGATCTGCGCTGGATGGGGAGCCAGCTGGCCGGCCAGATTTGGGCCCGCCTGGATGCGGAAACCTGGGAGCGAACGAAGAACCCTTACATCATTCTGCTCAACGCGCCGCAGAAGCGGCTGGAGGAAGCCGCCCGAGACGAAGAGCTCAAGAGGCAGCTCAATCAGTGGCTGGAGCGTCGCCGCCGCTATCTGGAATCGGGTGGCTGGTTTGCCAAGACTCAACCGAATAGTTCGCTGCGCAAGGTGGCTTACTTCAGCATGGAGTTTGGTCTGAGCGAGGCCTTGCCGATTTACTCGGGCGGGCTCGGCATGTTGGCCGGCGATCACCTGAAGAGTTGCAGCGACATGGGAGTGCCGCTCGTGGGCATTGGTCTGCTTTATCAATAG
- a CDS encoding recombinase family protein — MNQSSYNPLRAYQIVIYARMSSAAQNERSPESQIAEIQERLRRAGYPWVVVGIYVDRAISGRYDEKRPDYQRMLRDIRSRVIQVELVVVDTYDRFSRSRRGGEYRAKLERQGVLVVTANNNFADPTTVAGQVMTALDEARSREEGRVKGHQVRRGKADAIRHKQWPGGPVPLGMRLRPVMKNVAGVETVAHNVLEPDPRTRWVVEEMFRLADEHGFGATRVAATLNADSRVTDLVGKLSGATISEILKRRIYAGEFVWNKQTGDIVQDVRVLQDVPESDWLRVPEYCEPIVDNDRWVRVNNLRQARNRRRVAAECSSSGIAGLCAPGIALRYPLSGLVICAECGRAMTASSGPAYVDKAGNKRRYVYYGCAGYKQGKVCVNDRFVPEQWLREETYRIIRAGLGLANCSADSPAVHELVQLTQATFARQRADQPNRLPSLQAAQKAIEEQSQGWVMSLGNRDLSQAVRDMLGKQLNDAQAQLSRLTAEIDSLAASERIEAEVLNAEVIVDRLQHLAEAMLSANPSATSLLLAQHIDGIHCFRDGRCELKLCKLGALAGDLDFIPVEWTESESQGTAADGSAGFEPRRRTKRDARAVIHDDEVLDAANAFAVDPHRFAGLGREWFVSHVLTIPAPTSWARRNASAVTAYRQEYQASMAELAAHFNVSIPTIRQALREAEKAGGGKLTGKLSARPNKRNWARLNAAAVAEFMRLDGSTIKTAAVHFGKSEPTINKAIRYVKG; from the coding sequence ATGAATCAGTCCTCTTATAACCCGTTGCGGGCATACCAGATTGTCATCTATGCCCGGATGTCATCAGCAGCGCAGAATGAACGGTCGCCGGAGTCGCAGATCGCCGAAATCCAGGAACGGCTGCGGCGCGCCGGCTATCCGTGGGTGGTCGTCGGCATCTATGTCGACCGAGCAATTTCGGGACGCTACGACGAGAAACGACCGGACTACCAACGGATGCTCCGCGATATCAGGTCGCGCGTGATTCAGGTCGAGCTTGTCGTGGTCGATACGTACGATCGCTTCTCGCGCTCGCGGCGTGGCGGCGAGTACCGAGCGAAGCTCGAGCGGCAGGGCGTGCTGGTGGTGACCGCCAACAATAACTTTGCCGATCCCACAACTGTGGCCGGTCAGGTCATGACGGCCCTGGATGAGGCTCGCTCGCGGGAAGAAGGCCGTGTGAAGGGGCATCAAGTGCGGCGTGGAAAAGCCGACGCCATTCGCCACAAGCAGTGGCCAGGGGGGCCGGTCCCCCTGGGGATGCGGCTGCGGCCAGTCATGAAAAACGTCGCCGGGGTGGAAACCGTCGCGCACAATGTGCTCGAGCCTGATCCGCGTACGCGCTGGGTCGTCGAGGAGATGTTTCGCCTTGCCGATGAACATGGCTTCGGTGCGACGCGCGTGGCGGCCACGCTGAATGCCGACTCGCGCGTCACCGATCTGGTCGGCAAGCTGTCGGGTGCGACTATCTCTGAGATCCTCAAGCGGCGCATCTATGCTGGCGAGTTCGTGTGGAACAAGCAGACGGGGGACATCGTGCAAGATGTGCGGGTGCTGCAGGACGTTCCCGAAAGCGATTGGCTGCGTGTCCCAGAGTATTGTGAACCCATCGTCGACAACGATCGCTGGGTGCGAGTCAACAACCTGCGCCAGGCACGGAATCGACGAAGGGTCGCGGCGGAGTGCAGCAGTTCTGGGATCGCCGGTTTGTGCGCTCCTGGAATTGCCCTTCGCTATCCGTTGTCGGGCTTGGTGATCTGCGCTGAGTGTGGCCGTGCGATGACCGCTTCCTCTGGGCCTGCATACGTCGACAAAGCGGGGAACAAACGGCGGTACGTCTATTACGGCTGCGCTGGCTATAAGCAAGGGAAGGTCTGCGTGAACGATCGGTTCGTTCCGGAGCAGTGGCTCCGCGAAGAAACCTATCGCATCATTCGCGCGGGGCTGGGCTTGGCGAATTGCAGCGCCGATTCGCCTGCGGTGCACGAATTGGTGCAGCTCACGCAAGCCACGTTCGCGCGGCAGCGGGCCGATCAGCCCAATCGACTCCCGAGTCTCCAAGCAGCGCAGAAGGCGATCGAGGAACAGTCGCAGGGTTGGGTGATGTCGCTCGGCAATCGCGACCTGTCGCAGGCCGTGCGCGACATGCTCGGGAAGCAGCTGAACGATGCTCAAGCACAACTGAGTCGGCTGACCGCCGAAATCGATTCGCTGGCAGCCAGCGAGCGGATCGAAGCGGAGGTGTTGAACGCCGAAGTAATCGTGGATCGGTTGCAGCATCTCGCCGAGGCGATGCTGAGCGCCAATCCTTCGGCGACAAGCCTCTTGCTCGCGCAGCACATCGATGGCATCCATTGTTTTCGGGATGGTCGGTGTGAACTTAAGCTGTGCAAGCTGGGTGCACTTGCTGGCGATCTCGATTTCATCCCGGTGGAATGGACTGAGTCAGAATCGCAGGGAACGGCTGCCGATGGAAGTGCAGGCTTCGAGCCTCGCCGCCGGACCAAGCGTGATGCTCGTGCAGTCATTCACGACGATGAGGTGCTCGATGCGGCCAACGCGTTCGCGGTGGACCCTCACCGGTTTGCCGGGTTGGGACGGGAGTGGTTCGTGTCGCATGTGTTGACGATCCCGGCCCCCACGTCCTGGGCCCGACGGAATGCGTCAGCGGTGACCGCTTATCGGCAGGAGTATCAAGCTTCGATGGCCGAATTGGCGGCGCACTTCAATGTGAGCATCCCCACGATTCGTCAAGCGCTGCGCGAAGCGGAAAAGGCCGGAGGGGGCAAGCTGACTGGCAAGCTGTCCGCAAGGCCCAACAAGCGCAACTGGGCAAGGCTCAATGCCGCGGCGGTTGCTGAGTTCATGCGTCTGGATGGTTCGACCATTAAGACCGCCGCAGTGCACTTCGGTAAGTCCGAGCCAACGATCAACAAGGCGATTCGCTATGTGAAAGGCTGA
- a CDS encoding ATP-binding protein: MEKCPTGTVGELAGCLPYNDHTSDVFFVGTCNDVSRLPPEFARAERFDGVVFIDLPNATQRQQIWELYLATFGLDPQQARPCDEQWTGAEVRACCRLAALLDVPLTVAAQNIAPIAVTAAESVERLRTWASGRCLAADQPGIYEHGANPATTRRKVSRSAQQN, encoded by the coding sequence TTGGAAAAGTGCCCAACCGGGACGGTTGGGGAACTCGCTGGCTGCCTACCCTACAACGACCATACCAGTGACGTCTTCTTCGTGGGGACGTGCAACGATGTCAGTCGGCTACCACCCGAGTTCGCGCGGGCGGAACGTTTTGATGGAGTCGTCTTCATCGACCTCCCCAATGCAACGCAGCGCCAGCAGATCTGGGAACTCTATCTGGCGACGTTCGGGCTCGATCCGCAGCAGGCTCGTCCCTGTGATGAGCAGTGGACGGGCGCAGAGGTCCGCGCTTGCTGCCGCTTGGCGGCCTTACTCGATGTTCCCCTGACTGTGGCTGCCCAGAACATTGCTCCGATCGCGGTGACCGCAGCAGAGTCGGTGGAACGGTTGCGGACCTGGGCCAGCGGCCGCTGCCTCGCCGCCGATCAACCAGGGATCTACGAGCACGGAGCCAATCCTGCTACCACGCGGCGCAAGGTCAGCCGGTCGGCCCAGCAGAACTAG